The following coding sequences are from one Shewanella violacea DSS12 window:
- a CDS encoding Na+/H+ antiporter NhaC family protein has product MSPQDKSTQTNGAPTASFIALLPLFLFLSLFIGAGLYFQSQGVDFAFYQLPSVVAILPAIIFALIISKQRLNQSIDTFIAGIGHANIIAMCLIYLLAGAFAAVAKATGGVDATVALGLSLVPSNLLLPGFFVIAAFIATAMGTSMGTIAAVAPIALGVANEAQIELPLMAGAVISGALFGDNLSIISDTTIAATRTQGCEMKDKFRENLIFAIPASIITLIAFTFAGQGQADVAVQEIEFIKVIPYLTILILAVAGLNVFVVLTIGILLAGITGLVTMDYGVIQFGQDIYAGFGNMQEIFILSMLVGGLAALMQQQGGLEFVSKQIEKLIAKFSKAKGGASTRASELGMAGIVALTNTCVANNTVSIVVTGDIAKDLAQKHQVTPKRAASILDTFSCIVQGLIPYGAQALLIASTFSISPLEAVTHAWYCMILALVAISVVIFRKRTS; this is encoded by the coding sequence ATGAGTCCCCAAGACAAAAGCACTCAAACTAATGGCGCACCTACCGCATCATTTATTGCACTGCTACCCCTATTTCTTTTCCTGTCGCTGTTTATCGGTGCCGGACTGTACTTCCAAAGCCAGGGCGTTGATTTTGCTTTCTATCAACTCCCTAGCGTTGTAGCGATACTGCCAGCAATTATCTTTGCCTTGATAATCTCTAAGCAGAGACTCAACCAGAGCATAGATACCTTCATTGCCGGTATAGGCCATGCAAACATCATAGCCATGTGTCTGATCTATCTGCTCGCAGGTGCATTTGCCGCTGTGGCTAAAGCGACAGGTGGTGTCGATGCCACAGTTGCTCTAGGCCTGTCTTTAGTGCCGTCTAACCTACTACTACCCGGTTTCTTCGTCATTGCAGCATTTATAGCTACTGCCATGGGTACCTCTATGGGTACCATAGCTGCAGTCGCACCTATCGCCCTTGGTGTTGCCAACGAAGCCCAGATAGAATTGCCCCTGATGGCTGGTGCGGTTATCTCCGGTGCCTTGTTCGGAGATAACCTCTCTATCATCTCTGACACTACAATTGCGGCGACTCGCACCCAAGGCTGTGAGATGAAAGACAAGTTCAGAGAGAACCTTATCTTCGCCATTCCAGCATCAATCATCACCCTAATAGCTTTCACATTCGCGGGCCAAGGCCAGGCCGATGTGGCCGTCCAGGAGATTGAATTTATAAAGGTGATCCCATACCTGACTATTTTAATCTTGGCCGTTGCGGGTCTTAATGTATTTGTAGTACTCACCATAGGTATTCTATTAGCCGGTATTACGGGTCTAGTCACCATGGACTACGGCGTTATCCAATTTGGTCAGGATATCTATGCAGGTTTTGGCAATATGCAGGAGATCTTCATCCTTTCTATGCTAGTGGGCGGCTTAGCGGCTCTGATGCAGCAGCAAGGTGGACTGGAATTTGTCAGCAAGCAAATCGAAAAGTTAATCGCTAAGTTCTCTAAAGCTAAGGGTGGCGCTTCGACTCGCGCATCTGAATTAGGCATGGCTGGCATCGTTGCCCTGACCAATACCTGTGTCGCCAATAACACGGTATCGATTGTGGTAACCGGTGATATCGCTAAAGATCTGGCACAAAAGCATCAAGTAACTCCTAAGCGTGCTGCGAGCATCCTGGATACCTTCTCCTGTATCGTTCAGGGACTTATTCCCTATGGAGCTCAGGCCCTTTTAATCGCATCGACCTTCAGTATCTCACCACTGGAAGCCGTTACTCACGCTTGGTATTGCATGATCTTGGCCCTAGTCGCTATCTCAGTTGTCATCTTCCGTAAGCGTACCAGCTAA
- a CDS encoding DUF998 domain-containing protein, translating into MIQTKLDTHSTHYDLHRLVVLMILVGACVTSVGISISVWAEYQDIGMQVFFRRSDFLGDYVQSPLAYVFNMSLIIAGTCILLAMYGLYLLKLGDFSHFLSIAGSWVGLSIILIGVFPINYLNEHRLVSTSFLMSTFVLHLFTISTRFNHKEICSRPLFILAIFGFLSASGLIYQLDWSTLDFTPCLHEGGDICWVALNMWLQTNITMLWCVLLALNIRKLAIEQYHAESG; encoded by the coding sequence GTGATACAAACTAAGCTCGACACCCATTCGACCCATTATGATCTACACAGATTAGTCGTATTGATGATCTTAGTCGGTGCTTGCGTCACATCGGTAGGGATCTCCATCTCTGTCTGGGCGGAATATCAAGATATCGGCATGCAGGTCTTCTTCAGACGTTCAGATTTCCTCGGCGATTATGTTCAATCACCTCTCGCCTATGTGTTTAACATGTCACTGATTATTGCTGGCACTTGCATTCTACTCGCCATGTATGGGCTTTACTTGCTTAAGCTAGGTGACTTCAGCCACTTTCTGTCAATTGCAGGCTCTTGGGTGGGACTATCTATTATTCTCATCGGCGTCTTCCCCATTAATTATTTAAACGAGCATAGACTGGTGTCCACCAGCTTCTTGATGTCGACCTTCGTCTTGCACCTGTTTACCATATCGACTCGCTTCAACCACAAGGAGATCTGCTCAAGGCCGCTATTTATTCTGGCCATCTTTGGCTTTCTTAGTGCGTCTGGGCTTATCTATCAACTGGACTGGAGCACCTTAGACTTCACTCCTTGTCTGCATGAGGGGGGTGACATCTGCTGGGTCGCGCTTAATATGTGGCTACAGACCAATATCACTATGCTCTGGTGCGTGTTACTGGCGCTCAATATCAGAAAATTAGCCATAGAGCAGTATCATGCTGAGTCAGGCTAG